A window of the Fusarium fujikuroi IMI 58289 draft genome, chromosome FFUJ_chr09 genome harbors these coding sequences:
- a CDS encoding related to aspartic-type signal peptidase — protein MLSALFLAIAAPALAHAAAPQEDGLIRFPLKVSTGAPVVKGVTKRQNEVALESQQNGFFYSIDVELGTPGQKVTVNLDTGSAELWVNPVCSKAQQPAFCESFGHFGESSTWVNLNTTGGVVYGTGYAYWNYGYDHVVIGSANIRNQVFGVAYDSSFTSVGIMGAAPDLNGWDAPYPLVIDSMVRQGLIKSRALSLDIRTLDSDRGAVIFGGLDTKKYTGHLEKRPIIPAESSPDGLTRYWVHLDGISIIQDDGSEDAIFSQTNGQPVLLDSGYTVSALPGAIFNKIVAAFPTAQRTPGAYVDVDCSVADLKGTVDFKFGNTVIKVPYADFIWHNDDRCVLGVFQDDEFPVLGDTFLRAAYVVYDWDNRNVWLANNEDCGTNLVAIGTGPNAVPDLVGECGSDSTTTSGSPTSTETASESVTESVSSAETTADTTLSFSTTRYSNTTFTTSKPGSTSTGGSGNTYVLPTTSAPSTTITSTVTTSKVYTVTACPPSVTDCPVGHVTTEIITSLTTYCPGSEATGVAPQPTKGPVKSTLTSTRVYTITSCPGSGSCNKGDVTTEIVHNTQIINPEQPTGVFTIPEAIHCGFGNFGCKEATTKGYRTVTITSVVKAPKPTPVPGYCTTCGPPGSNHHNNGTFTGHYTKPGYEQPTKGHATQDYPEPTGTASKPTGGNPLEELNTYKPTHVYAQPPNTVATVVKPTGTPVGSTPSEPTGTSPAIVNGASAWNVPALAAFIVGAFVAAL, from the exons ATGTTGTCCGCTCTTTTCCTTGCCATCGCGGCCCCCGCGTTGGCTCACGCTGCCGCTCCCCAGGAAGATGGCCTTATTCGCTTCCCCCTCAAGGTTTCCACCGGCGCGCCCGTTGTAAAAGGCGTCACCAAGCGCCAGAATGAAGTCGCCCTCGAGAGCCAGCAGAACGGCTTTTTCTACAGCATTGACGTTGAGCTCGGTACGCCGGGGCAGAAAGTCACCGTCAACCTGGACACGGGCTCTGCAGAGCTCTGGGTCAACCCCGTCTGCTCAAAGGCGCAGCAGCCCGCGTTTTGCGAATCTTTTGGTCACTTTGGCGAGAGTAGCACTTGGGTTAACCTCAACACTACTGGCGGTGTTGTCTACGGCACTGGGTATGCTTATTGGAACTATGGCTACGACCATGTTGTCATTGGAT CTGCCAATATTCGCAACCAAGTTTTCGGTGTTGCATACGATAGTTCTTTTACCAGTGTCGGTATTATGGGCGCTGCACCTGATCTGAATGGTTGGGATGCGCCTTACCCCCTCGTGATTGACAGCATGGTCCGACAAGGTCTTATCAAGAGCCGCGCATTGAGTCTCGACATTCGCACCCTCGATAGCGATCGCGGCGCCGTTATTTTCGGTGGTCTCGACACCAAGAAATACACCGGCCACCTCGAGAAGCGCCCCATCATCCCCGCCGAGTCTTCCCCCGATGGTCTCACCCG TTACTGGGTCCACCTCGACGGTATCAGCATCATCCAAGACGACGGCTCCGAAGACGCAATTTTCTCCCAGACCAACGGCCAGCCCGTCCTCCTCGACAGCGGATACACCGTCAGCGCACTCCCGGGCGCCATCTTTAACAAGATCGTCGCTGCGTTCCCCACGGCCCAGCGAACCCCCGGCGCCTACGTCGATGTCGATTGCTCCGTCGCCGATCTCAAGGGTACCGTCGACTTCAAGTTCGGTAACACCGTCATCAAGGTCCCCTACGCAGACTTCATCTGGCACAACGACGACCGTTGCGTTCTCGGTGTCTTCCAGGACGATGAGTTCCCTGTTCTTGGCGACACTTTCCTCCGCGCTGCCTACGTCGTGTACGATTGGGATAACAGGAATGTCTGGCTCGCCAACAACGAGGACTGCGGTACTAACCTCGTCGCCATCGGTACTGGTCCCAATGCCGTGCCTGACTTGGTTGGTGAGTGCGGCTCTGACTCTACCACTACTTCTGGATCTCCTACTTCCACCGAGACTGCGTCCGAGTCCGTCACCGAGTCGGTTTCTTCTGCTGAGACAACCGCCGATACCACCCTTTCCTTCTCTACTACTCGTTACTCCAACACTACTTTCACAACCTCCAAGCCTGGATCAACCTCCACTGGTGGATCTGGCAACACTTATGTTCTCCCTACTACTTCCGCTCCCTCTACGACCATCACTTCCACCGTCACAACCAGCAAGGTCTACACGGTCACTGCCTGCCCTCCCAGCGTCACCGACTGCCCCGTCGGCCATGTCACCACCGAGATCATCACCTCTCTTACAACATATTGCCCCGGTTCCGAGGCCACAGGTGTTGCTCCTCAACCCACCAAGGGTCCTGTCAAATCCACCCTCACATCGACCCGCGTGTACACCATCACTTCCTGCCCCGGCTCCGGCTCCTGCAACAAGGGCGACGTCACCACCGAGATCGTTCACAACACGCAGATCATCAACCCCGAGCAACCAACCGGCGTGTTCACCATCCCCGAGGCTATCCACTGCGGCTTTGGAAACTTTGGTTGCAAGGAGGCTACCACAAAGGGATACCGCACCGTCACCATCACATCGGTCGTCAAGGCGCCCAAGCCCACTCCTGTTCCTGGTTACTGCACTACTTGCGGACCTCCTGGCTCCAACCATCACAACAACGGTACTTTCACGGGCCACTACACCAAGCCTGGTTATGAGCAACCCACCAAGGGCCACGCTACACAGGATTACCCTGAGCCCACTGGCACTGCTTCCAAGCCTACCGGCGGCAACCCTCTTGAGGAGCTTAACACCTACAAGCCTACTCACGTCTACGCCCAACCCCCTAACACCGTCGCTACTGTCGTCAAGCCAACCGGTACACCCGTCGGCTCAACACCCTCGGAGCCAACGGGCACCAGCCCCGCGATCGTCAACGGCGCGAGCGCATGGAACGTACCAGCGCTTGCGGCGTTTATCGTCGGCGCTTTTGTCGCGGCTCTATAA
- a CDS encoding related to GLY1-L-threonine aldolase, low-specific: protein MPSQIPTSIPRYSFMDDYSEGAHPALLKALITSNTTQETGYGGDTYCDLARQRIRRHLGRDDVGIFFVPSGTSANAISIAACLRPHEAVIAASSGHIVTRETGAVEASGHKIINVTPQNGKLTPATIERALDDNWHFPHMAKPRLVYISNATEIGTIYSRAELAAIKQVCEKNGLILFLDGARIGTALASKANDMTLSDILELTDIFWIGGTKNGALLGEAVVVKDARLSSEFEFYVKQHGSLLAKGRVIGAQFAELFEGDLYFELARKANLAAESLSSGIAQGGFSVYAATETNQVFAVLPLSLIKVLKESFSFYVWEKCGDDEAVIRLLTTWATEGAQVERFVEMVHSWTV, encoded by the coding sequence ATGCCGTCTCAAATACCAACCTCAATTCCTCGCTATAGTTTCATGGACGATTATAGCGAGGGTGCACATCCCGCTCTTCTCAAAGCGTTGATCACCAGCAACACAACCCAAGAAACCGGCTACGGAGGCGATACATACTGTGATCTCGCGCGGCAGCGAATCCGTCGCCATCTCGGCCGCGACGACGTTGGCATATTCTTCGTGCCGAGCGGGACATCAGCCAACGCCATCTCCATCGCCGCATGTCTCCGGCCTCACGAAGCCGTCATCGCTGCTAGCTCTGGCCATATCGTGACGAGAGAGACAGGCGCAGTAGAAGCAAGCGGTCATAAAATCATCAACGTCACACCTCAGAATGGGAAGCTCACACCTGCGACGATCGAGCGTGCGCTAGATGATAATTGGCATTTTCCTCACATGGCGAAACCTCGGCTGGTGTATATATCCAACGCAACCGAGATCGGGACCATATACTCTCGCGCCGAACTCGCAGCGATAAAACAAGTCTGCGAAAAGAACGGCctcattctcttcctcgaCGGCGCTCGGATCGGCACCGCCCTCGCCTCAAAAGCAAACGACATGACCCTCTCCGACATCCTCGAACTCACAGATATCTTCTGGATAGGCGGCACAAAAAACGGCGCCCTTCTCGGCGAAGCCGTAGTCGTAAAAGACGCCCGCCTCTCGTCCGAGTTCGAATTCTACGTCAAGCAGCACGGCTCCCTCCTCGCAAAAGGCCGCGTCATCGGCGCGCAATTCGCAGAGCTCTTCGAGGGAGATTTGTACTTTGAATTAGCGCGCAAGGCGAATTTGGCTGCTGAGTCGTTATCGAGTGGTATAGCGCAGGGGGGATTTTCGGTATATGCTGCGACGGAGACGAATCAGGTTTTTGCGGTGCTGCCGTTGAGTTTGATCAAGGTGCTGAAGGAGAGCTTTAGTTTCTATGTTTGGGAGAAGtgcggtgatgatgaggctgtTATTAGATTGCTTACGACGTGGGCGACGGAGGGGGCGCAGGTTGAGAGGTTTGTGGAGATGGTGCATTCTTGGACTGTGTAG
- a CDS encoding related to nicotinamide mononucleotide permease has translation MALDHSSEMGSIKADKETHDLNDAPQSIVTQSVWTEDEEKAVVRKLDIILMPLLVLGFYALQLDRSNISNALTDTLTTDLNITKDDVNLGDQLMMAGIIIAEIPSNIILQKLGAPIWLTGQVLIWGTVALTQAWVTNVHSFFATRFLLGFCEAGFIPGGQYMLALFYREKELALRTSIFYFGNYFATATGSLIAAGVLQMGGIAGLAGWQWLFIIEGIFTLLVFVVFILLLPRSPVHTRPIHGYFDLFTSREREIMHDRIYQEDISKTEAHASITVRDVVAALADYRIWIHTILNLVSLAPKGGLQLYGPTIIRSLGFSKINSNLLNSVSSFLVVVLSFAVAWASDKTKQRGLWCMAAFLWSITFGGALFGSTDKDKWTKYALFTLLSSGNALSQGLNDAWLSINARSAETRSIGLAMVVIGSNAGGLAGKQLFRESDAPKYTKGFLAVVLLYAAALPITAMIMGVYWRQNKKLERELVENEDSVDVDERTGRSQRFQL, from the exons ATGGCTCTGGATCATTCTTCCGAGATGGGTTctatcaaggctgataaAGAAACTCACGATCTTAATGATGCGCCGCAGTCAATTGTCACGCAGTCTGTCTGgacagaagacgaagagaaggCAGTCGTCAGAAA ACTCGACATAATCCTCATGcctctcctcgtcctcggctTCTACGCCCTCCAGCTCGACCGAAGCAACATCAGCAACGCCCTAACCGACACGCTCACAACcgatctcaacatcaccaaagacGACGTCAACCTCGGCGACCAGCTCATGATGGCCGGTATAATCATCGCCGAGATCCCCtccaacatcatcctccAGAAACTCGGCGCACCGATCTGGCTTACGGGCCAGGTACTCATCTGGGGCACTGTTGCGCTGACGCAAGCTTGGGTCACGAATGTGCATTCGTTCTTTGCGACGCGTTTCCTGCTGGGCTTCTGTGAGGCTGGGTTCATCCCGGGTGGGCAGTATATGCTTGCGCTGTTTTATCGGGAGAAGGAGTTGGCATTGAGAACGTCCATCTTCTATTTTGGGAATTACTTTGCTACTGCTACGGGGTCGTTGATCGCTGCGGGTGTCTTGCAGATGGGCGGTATAGCTGGTCTAGCTGGTTGGCAGTGGCTCTTTATCA TTGAGGGTATTTTTACCCTACTGGTCTTCGTTGtctttatccttcttctccctcgaTCTCCAGTTCATACCAGACCTATTCACGGATATTTCGACCTCTTCACCTCTCGTGAGCGCGAAATCATGCACGACAGGATCTATCAAGAAGATATCTCCAAGACCGAAGCCCACGCAAGCATCACCGTCCGAGACGTCGTCGCCGCCCTCGCCGACTACCGTATCTGGATCCACActattctcaacctcgttTCTCTCGCGCCCAAGGGCGGTCTTCAACTCTACGGCCCAACCATCATTCGAAGCCTGGGCTTTAGCAAGATCAACTCCAACCTTTTAAACTCGGTCAGCAGCTTCCTCGTCGTGGTTCTCAGCTTCGCCGTTGCTTGGGCATCCGACAAAACGAAACAGCGAGGTCTGTGGTGCATGGCCGCGTTTCTTTGGAGTATCACATTTGGCGGCGCTTTGTTTGGATCAACTGATAAGGATAAGTGGACCAAATATGCGCTCTTCACCCTCTTGAGCAGCGGCAATGCGCTATCTCAGGGTCTCAATGATGCCTGGCTGAGTATCAATGCTCGATCTGCTGAAACGCGCAGTATTGGATTGGCGATGGTGGTCATTGGGAGCAATGCTGGTGGGTTGGCTGGAAAGCAGCTGTTTCGCGAGAGTGATGCTCCGAAGTATACAAAGGGTTTTCTGGCTGTTGTTTTATTGTATGCTGCTGCTTTGCCCATCACCGCTATGATTATGGGGGTTTATTGGAGGCAGAATAAGAAATTGGAGAGGGAGctcgttgagaatgaggatagtgttgatgttgatgaacgGACAGGAAGAAGCCAGCGCTTTCAGCTGTAG
- a CDS encoding related to N-acetylgalactosamine-6-sulfatase precursor: MSKDPAKPNIVLILADNLGWGELGCYGGGILRGAATPRIDKLATEGLLLHNFNVESDCVPTRSALMTGRHPIRTGCRQSVPAGFPQGLTNWERTLPECLKPEGYATAHHGKWHLGDIPGRYPSDRGFDEWFGIPRTTDESQFTSALGYTPEVAELPYIMKGVAGQYSENVCVYDLDKRRLIDEMLVDHSKDWLSRQVTAEKPFFLYHPLVHLHFPTLPHRDFEGKTGQGEFADSMAEMDYRVGQLIDHLDDLGVRDNTVLIFASDNGPEFRPPYKGTAGPWSGTYHTAMEGSLRVPFIIRWPGKVPTGVTSNEIVHVTDIFTSILEIAGSEPPSDRPIDGISQVEFFKDPAAVKSQREGFLFYIKDELRAVKWKDWKLHLVWEPKVNQSSGKLESPYLFNVMRDPKEETDILAYNTWVMQPVMRLRAAFEKSLRSDPAPPDPLKGL, encoded by the coding sequence ATGTCCAAGGATCCAGCAAAACCAAACATCGTGCTCATCCTAGCCGATAATCTCGGTTGGGGTGAGCTAGGCTGCTATGGCGGAGGCATTCTTCGCGGCGCTGCAACACCGCGCATCGACAAGCTCGCCACCgaaggtcttcttcttcacaatTTCAACGTGGAGAGTGACTGTGTTCCCACGcgctcagccttgatgacaGGCCGTCATCCCATCCGAACCGGGTGCCGACAATCTGTCCCGGCCGGGTTTCCTCAGGGTCTTACCAACTGGGAGCGTACACTGCCTGAGTGTCTCAAGCCAGAGGGTTATGCGACGGCTCATCATGGGAAATGGCATCTTGGTGATATCCCTGGCCGGTATCCTTCTGATAGGGGGTTTGACGAGTGGTTTGGGATTCCCAGAACGACTGACGAGAGTCAGTTTACGTCGGCTTTGGGATATACACCTGAAGTTGCCGAGTTGCCATATATCATGAAAGGTGTCGCTGGTCAGTACTCCGAGAACGTTTGTGTGTATGACCTCGATAAGAGAAGGTTGATCGATGAGATGCTGGTTGACCATTCAAAAGATTGGCTATCGCGTCAAGTTACAGCAGAgaagcccttcttcttgtacCATCCTCTGGTCCATCTGCATTTCCCGACTTTACCGCATCGCGACTTTGAAGGGAAGACGGGACAGGGAGAGTTTGCCGACTCTATGGCTGAGATGGATTACCGAGTTGGTCAGTTAATCGACCATCTTGACGACCTTGGAGTTCGCGACAACACGGTCTTGATATTTGCCTCTGACAATGGACCTGAGTTCAGACCTCCCTACAAGGGTACTGCTGGGCCTTGGTCCGGCACATATCACACTGCCATGGAGGGAAGCCTGAGAGTTCCCTTCATCATTCGATGGCCGGGAAAAGTCCCGACTGGGGTAACATCCAACGAGATAGTCCATGTCACTGATATCTTCACAAGCATCCTTGAAATAGCTGGCTCAGAACCACCATCTGATAGACCTATTGATGGTATCAGCCAAGTAGAATTCTTCAAGGATCCCGCTGCTGTGAAATCCCAGCGTGAGGGGTTCCTCTTCTACATCAAGGACGAGTTGCGCGCCGTCAAATGGAAGGACTGGAAGCTTCATCTGGTCTGGGAACCAAAGGTCAACCAATCGTCTGGAAAGCTGGAGTCTCCGTATCTGTTCAATGTGATGAGAGACCCAAAGGAGGAGACGGATATTTTGGCTTACAACACTTGGGTCATGCAACCGGTTATGAGGTTGAGGGCCGCGTTTGAGAAGAGTTTGAGGAGCGATCCAGCACCGCCTGACCCGCTCAAGGGCCTTTGA
- a CDS encoding related to positive transcriptional regulator for purine utilization, whose protein sequence is MSDTPSNRKRNSVRRANVTACQRCKSRKQRCDQNIPACSSCARAGVPCVSVDVDGQSVPRRYFLFSSVKRDCMHAYLNVLSYIKNLEDRVAELELALRNQGIDTDSDASRASQDALESTPEAHSSNDLNLLRLLVPRPNDVQHAQDSAYHTLLDTITVPDTVKFPPRPTAIQLAATYFEHSNFFSPVLNQESFHDTIDVLYQDQTSNGQGTSVQKFQLCMVLAIAIRLLNRTDSSIPTTASDSFFASAIGILTERPQATWRGDLQHLQNLLLIVQYTIFASNLSAAWHFIGLATRLAIDLDLLNETRLSVIEDAHENEAEVNKRRRVFWSTYILETNLCVILNRPRSIPDEAIFTPLPSTSGSESSSPLANHCILFRQLEYEIFHTLNYKPRANGTFFDYKSWKTGMKDRLVEWHANVPPLDPTSKLAPQNFFDGALYITLVSLFSPSRHFPHLSEDELRDLAQYASTSIELYREGFKEGKLRFYWRTTPNLFQSGAALIHCIKSLTLQGAVFDVNALKSRVSVCSTVLWGMAERYPPGASYRDRFDEMSATMDEMASELPMDISSDFLFGHNVLPSLNLDGAAALWTSTPPTLDPWILDQI, encoded by the coding sequence ATGTCCGACACTCCCTCAAATCGTAAACGCAACAGCGTCCGACGCGCTAACGTGACGGCCTGTCAGCGATGCAAGTCCCGAAAACAGCGCTGTGACCAGAACATCCCGGCATGCTCATCGTGTGCCCGTGCTGGAGTGCCGTGTGTAAGCGTTGATGTAGATGGGCAGTCTGTACCTCGAAGGTatttcctcttttcttctgtcAAAAGAGATTGCATGCATGCTTACTTGAACGTCCTCAGCTACATTAAGAATCTCGAGGATCGCGtcgctgagcttgagctcgCCCTCCGGAATCAAGGGATAGACACCGACTCTGATGCCAGCCGAGCTTCCCAAGATGCTCTCGAATCAACACCAGAGGCGCACAGCTCTAATGATCTGAACTTACTGCGCTTGCTAGTGCCTAGGCCAAATGATGTACAGCACGCCCAAGACTCAGCCTACCATACTCTTCTTGATACAATCACTGTACCAGACACCGTCAAATTTCCTCCCAGGCCAACCGCTATCCAACTCGCCGCCACATACTTTGAACACTCTAATTTCTTCTCCCCTGTCTTGAACCAGGAATCATTTCACGATACCATTGACGTCTTGTATCAAGACCAGACGTCTAATGGCCAAGGCACCTCTGTACAGAAATTCCAGCTTTGCATGGTCCTAGCCATTGCCATCAGACTTCTCAACAGGACGGATTCTTCCATTCCTACGACTGCATCCGACTCATTCTTCGCGTCGGCTATTGGAATACTCACAGAACGGCCGCAAGCTACCTGGAGAGGCGaccttcaacatctccaaaACCTTCTCCTCATTGTACAGTATACCATTTTCGCTTCAAATCTCTCTGCGGCTTGGCACTTCATTGGTCTGGCAACACGATTGGCTATTgacctcgacctcctcaACGAAACTCGATTGTCCGTGATAGAAGACGCGCATGAGAATGAGGCAGAGGTCAACAAGAGACGTCGAGTATTCTGGTCGACATACATACTCGAAACAAACCTCTGCGTTATACTCAATCGCCCAAGATCAATACCCGACGAAGCCATCTTCACGCCCCTCCCCTCAACAAGCGGATCCGAGTCATCAAGTCCACTAGCAAACCACTGCATCCTCTTCCGCCAACTAGAATACGAAATCTTCCATACACTCAACTACAAACCTCGTGCGAACGGCACCTTCTTCGATTATAAATCCTGGAAGACGGGCATGAAGGATCGCCTTGTGGAGTGGCATGCAAACGTGCCTCCCTTAGACCCAACATCAAAGCTTGCGCCCCAGAACTTTTTCGACGGCGCCTTATACATTACTCTtgtctctcttttctcaccATCTCGTCACTTTCCTCACCTTTCAGAGGATGAGCTGAGAGATCTTGCGCAGTATGCTTCTACGAGTATTGAGCTCTACAGAGAGGGATTCAAAGAGGGCAAGTTGAGGTTCTACTGGCGAACGACACCCAACTTGTTTCAATCAGGTGCAGCTTTGATCCACTGCATCAAAAGTCTTACGCTGCAAGGTGCAGTGTTTGACGTGAACGCCTTGAAGAGTCGGGTGTCTGTCTGTTCGACAGTTCTGTGGGGTATGGCAGAGCGGTATCCTCCTGGAGCTTCATACCGTGACCGCTTCGATGAGATGTCAGCTACTATGGATGAAATGGCCTCGGAGCTGCCAATGGATATCTCAAGCGACTTCCTGTTTGGGCATAATGTATTGCCTTCGTTGAATCTGGATGGGGCAGCGGCTCTATGGACGTCAACACCGCCCACTTTGGATCCGTGGATCTTGGATCAAATATAA
- a CDS encoding probable general amidase: protein MDENSWETRAAVKRAATLDKIPSEWRLSSEDLEHAHSQRDITGSFIERFLDEETASITSLKTVEILNAVSEQELTTMKVVRAFCQRAAVAHQINNCLHEIFFDQAFERAQYLDEYFTKHGKALGPLHGLPISLKDQFHVKGVDTTMGYVGWIGGNLGIDSDKTYTVESHIVTELLSLGAVLYCKTSLPQTLLFGETKNNIIGQTLNPINQNLSCGGSSGGEGALMALGGSSVGVGTDIGGSLRIPAGFCGIFSIKPTSNRLSYRDVANTNPGQDTYRSTIGFMGTSIDALEVVFKAILGTEPWMKDPAVIPIPFRKDVMESYRRRSDEKGNAKSGERPLKMGVFWCDGMVGLHPPVLRGLTVVVDALKKAGHKGGFLGADGAHDIHQHLNRSGEPLIPDLQDGLNLETPTELLKYQDLTIQGLEFERQYSDYWNSTADSDGQIVDAVLMPVAPHAAVIPGKFYHGAYTDAMNLTNYTAVVIPTIRADKRIDVFDEGYEPLGEIDRKNWQAYDADLYDGAPVGVQIVGRKFEEEKCLAIARIVQAVVESAIKTG, encoded by the exons ATGGATGAGAACTCGTGGGAGACTCGAGCAGCAGTCAAGCGCGCCGCGACCTTAGACAAGATCCCTTCAGAATGGAGATTATCCTCAGAGGACCTCGAACATGCTCACAGCCAACGCGACATCACGGGATCTTTTATTGAGCGGTTCCTTGACGAAGAAACAGCTTCTATCACATCTCTAAAGACTGTTGAGATTTTAAATGCCGTGTCCGAACAAGAACTCACAACGATGAAGGTCGTGAGGGCATTCTGTCAACGAGCGGCTGTGGCTCATCAGATC AATAATTGTCTTCACGAAATTTTCTTTGATCAAGCCTTTGAGCGCGCCCAGTACCTGGATGAATACTTCACCAAACATGGAAAGGCGCTAGGGCCACTTCATGGTCTGCCTATCAGTCTCAAAGACCAATTCCACGTGAAAGGTGTCGATACAACAATGGGCTACGTCGGTTGGATTGGCGGTAATCTGGGTATTGATTCTGATAAAACCTATACGGTCGAAAGCCACATCGTCACCGAGCTTCTTTCCCTTGGAGCAGTGCTATACTGCAAGACAAGCCTCCCTCAAACCCTCCTCTTTGGCGAGACaaagaacaacatcatcggcCAGACATTAAACCCGATTAATCAGAACTTGTCATGTGGCGGCTCTTCAGGTGGTGAAGGAGCCCTCATGGCATTGGGCGGAAGCTCGGTTGGTGTTGGGACAGATATCGGTGGATCGCTGAGGATACCAGCTGGTTTTTGCGGAATCTTTTCCATAAAGCCAACGTCAAATCGATTAAGCTATCGCGACGTTGCGAATACGAACCCTGGACAAGATACATATCGGTCTACAATTGGGTTTATGGGGACGTCGATTGATGCACTAGAAGTGGtatttaaggctattctTGGGACGGAGCCTTGGATGAAAGATCCAGCTGTTATACCAATTCCGTTTCGAAAAGATGTCATGGAGTCGTATCGGAGGCGATCAGATGAGAAAGGTAACGCGAAATCTGGAGAGAGGCCACTAAAGATGGGTGTCTTTTGGTGTGATGGGATGGTAGGACTACATCCGCCTGTTCTTCGGGGGTTGACGGTAGTAGTCGATGCGCTGAAGAAAGCTGGGCACAAG GGAGGATTTCTCGGTGCAGACGGAGCGCACGACATCCACCAGCACCTTAATCGATCCGGCGAGCCTCTAATCCCAGATTTACAAGATGGCCTCAATCTGGAAACCCCGACGGAGTTACTCAAGTATCAGGATCTTACAATCCAAGGCCTTGAGTTCGAGCGGCAGTATTCCGATTACTGGAACTCAACCGCGGACTCAGATG GTCAGATTGTAGATGCTGTTCTCATGCCTGTAGCGCCTCACGCAGCTGTGATACCTGGAAAGTTCTACCACGGAG CGTATACTGATGCGATGAACTTGACCAATTACACAGCCGTCGTTATTCCCACGATCAGAGCGGATAAGAGGATTGACGTTTTTGATGAGGGGTATGAACCGCTGGGTGAGATTGATAGGAAGAATTGGCAAGCTT ACGACGCAGATTTATATGACGGGGCTCCAGTAGGTGTCCAAATCGTAGGGCGAAAGttcgaagaggagaaatgcCTAGCCATAGCTCGAATAGTCCAAGCCGTTGTCGAGAGCGCAATCAAGACAGGTTAG
- a CDS encoding related to integral membrane protein PTH11 translates to MPLYSDAPDVRQFYEDKPTLLVSWWITVFCVAIILTRMSGRYVRVEKLLKEDKIAAGALIPLVLRAVCVHFVLKNGTNNVNLDGLKLSDGDIDKRIVGSKMVLASRVFYASILWILKLTTLEFFERLAGATRRRSHRIMIHAMRATLAATFLAVVISDLAECQPFPHYWQVTPDPGPQCRQGFVQMLTMGACNAFTDLVLIAFPIPIILSTQIATKRKVLLIMLFSFGLLTVGITLYRIPRIIESHGSQVVRTMWASIEILAATAVGNIVALGSFLRDSGVKRKKFKESNSYSGYSNSRSQSQPTKLTRTAHSQWEDEDHVRTTEGIWAKSHDTSDSISKDEDLRKSGERPVSPTQSHDSLITRDELSGKMDRDDFVYQQPPTAVIAGGSRQVQRAQPTRDN, encoded by the exons ATGCCGCTCTACTCGGACGCCCCCGATGTGCGCCAGTTCTACGAGGATAAGCCGACGCTGCTTGTATCATGGTGGATCACGGTCTTTTGTGTGGCGATCATCCTGACGCGAATGTCGGGTCGATACGTACGAGTCGAGAAGTTGCTCAAGGAGGATAAGATCGCTGCCGGTGCGCTTATACCGTTGGTTCTAAGGGCTGTTTGTGTTCATTTTGTTCTCAAGAATGGAACGAATAATGTCAACTTGGAtgggttgaagttgagtgaTGGGGATATTGATAAGAGGATTGTGGGGAGTAAGATGGTGCTTGCGAGTCGAGTCTTCTACGCTTCCAT TCTTTGGATTCTTAAACTCACTACCCTCGAGTTCTTTGAACGTCTTGCTGGCGCTACTCGACGAAGATCTCATCGTATAATGATCCACGCCATGCGCGCAACCCTCGCAGCTACATTCCTCGCCGTCGTTATAAGCGACCTCGCAGAATGTCAACCCTTCCCTCACTACTGGCAGGTCACTCCCGACCCTGGCCCTCAATGCCGTCAGGGCTTCGTGCAGATGCTCACAATGGGAGCTTGCAACGCCTTCACCGACCTTGTCCTCATCGCCTTTCCCATTCCCATCATCCTCTCCACCCAAATCGCCACCAAGCGCAaggtccttctcatcatgctcttcagcttcggcTTGCTCACCGTCGGTATCACGCTATATCGCATCCCCCGCATTATCGAATCACACGGTAGTCAAGTCGTCCGCACAATGTGGGCATCAATCGAGATCCTCGCCGCCACAGCAGTCGGCAACATCGTCGCGCTAGGCTCGTTCCTCCGCGACAGCGGTGTCAAGcgcaagaagttcaaggagtCAAACAGCTACTCCGGTTATTCCAACTCGCGCTCCCAATCGCAACCTACGAAACTTACCCGCACGGCACATAGTCAgtgggaggatgaggatcATGTTCGTACGACGGAGGGGATCTGGGCAAAGTCGCATGACACAAGCGACTCGATCTCTAAAGATGAGGATTTGCGAAAGTCGGGCGAAAGACCTGTTAGTCCAACGCAGAGTCACGATTCGCTTATTACACGGGACGAATTGTCCGGGAAGATGGATCGTGATGACTTTGTGTATCAGCAGCCGCCGACGGCTGTTATCGCGGGAGGATCTAGACAGGTTCAGCGGGCGCAGCCGACGAGGGATAATTGA